The following proteins are encoded in a genomic region of Rattus rattus isolate New Zealand chromosome 2, Rrattus_CSIRO_v1, whole genome shotgun sequence:
- the LOC116893858 gene encoding olfactory receptor 13A1-like, with amino-acid sequence MAVSNYTTVVEFVLQGLSGDPELEALFLVFFLLLYILALAGNTLIIIAISLNPSLHIPMYFFLANLALLDIVCTSTVLPKLLEGLVLKSSHISYKGCMTQLFFMTWFLGSELVLLTAMAYDRYVAICRPLHYSMLMSWPICVLLTGIVWLIGIANTSLHTGLMARLNFCGPNQIRNFLCEVPTLLLLSCSPTTLNNIMIVIADTYFGVANFLLIMISYSFIIANILRIRSTEGKKRAFSTCSAHLVVVILYYCTVIYTYLQPGSGSSLENGKVVTLLYTAVSPALNPLIYSLRNKDVKVALRKLFLCLH; translated from the coding sequence ATGGCAGTAAGCAACTACACAACTGTGGTAGAGTTTGTCCTGCAGGGACTCTCTGGGGATCCTGAGCTTGAGGCTCTCTTCTTGgtctttttcttgcttctttacATCCTGGCTCTTGCAGGAAACACCCTCATCATCATAGCCATCAGCCTCAACCCAAGTCTTCATAttcccatgtatttcttccttgcaAACCTGGCTTTGTTGGACATTGTCTGTACATCCACTGTTCTTCCCAAGCTGCTGGAGGGTCTGGTGCTTAAGAGCAGCCACATCTCTTACAAGGGATGCATGACCCAACTCTTCTTCATGACCTGGTTTCTAGGATCTGAGCTTGTGTTACTCActgccatggcctatgaccgctatgtggccatctgccgCCCACTTCACTACAGCATGCTGATGAGCTGGCCCATCTGTGTCCTGCTCACAGGCATTGTGTGGCTTATTGGCATAGCCAACACATCTCTGCACACTGGCCTGATGGCACGACTCAATTTCTGTGGCCCCAACCAAATTCGTAACTTTTTATGTGAAGTCCCAACACTGCTGCTTCTGTCTTGCAGCCCAACCACCCTCAACAACATCATGATTGTCATCGCAGATACTTATTTTGGTGTGGCCAACTTTCTGTTGATTATGATATCCTATAGCTTCATCATTGCTAATATCCTGCGCATCCGCTCCACAGAGGGCAAGAAGCGTGCCTTCTCCACCTGCTCTGCCCACCTGGTGGTGGTCATCCTGTACTACTGCACTGTCATCTACACCTATTTGCAGCCTGGTTCTGGATCCTCCTTGGAGAATGGCAAGGTGGTTACCTTATTGTACACAGCAGTCAGCCCTGCCCTGAATCCCCTCATTTATTctctgaggaacaaggatgtcAAAGTAGCCCTCAGAAAGTTGTTTCTCTGTTTGCATTGA